The Sedimentibacter sp. zth1 DNA segment TAGAAATAAAATAGTTCAATACTTCAAAAAAAAATTAGGAGATAGAGGGCAGGTTATGGCAACTGATTGCAGTGAGCTAGCTCCTGCACTTTATGATGCGGACAAGCATTTCATCGTTCCTAGAATGAATGATGAGGGCTATCTGGATGTAATATTGAATATTTGTAAAGAGAATAACATCAAGGGGTTAATATCACTCATTGATCCTGAACTGACTTTATTAGCAGAAAATAGGGAGGCGTTTCTTGAGATAGGAACAACTCCGATTATTTCTGATTATGATTTGGTTGAGATGTGCTTTGACAAGTATCAATTCTATGAATTTCTAATTAAAAATGGATTTAAAACTATACGAAGCTATGTAGATAAAGAGCTGTTCTATAAAGATATTGAGGTCGGACTTATTGAATATCCGGTGTTTGTGAAGCCTGTAAGAGGCAGCGCAAGTATTAATATCAGTAAGGTGACTACTAAAGAAGAAATTGAACTTCTATTTAATAGACATGACAATTTGATGATCCAAGAGTTTATGGATGGTGTTGAGTATGGTTCTGATACTTTCATCGATATGATATCAGGTGAGC contains these protein-coding regions:
- a CDS encoding ATP-grasp domain-containing protein; translation: MTDPLNILILSCGTRNKIVQYFKKKLGDRGQVMATDCSELAPALYDADKHFIVPRMNDEGYLDVILNICKENNIKGLISLIDPELTLLAENREAFLEIGTTPIISDYDLVEMCFDKYQFYEFLIKNGFKTIRSYVDKELFYKDIEVGLIEYPVFVKPVRGSASINISKVTTKEEIELLFNRHDNLMIQEFMDGVEYGSDTFIDMISGEPVAIFTKEKIKMRAGETDKSVSVKDEKLFNLIKRFVKVAGFKGIVDIDIFKVDGEYYISEVNPRFGGGYPHAYECGVNVPEMIINNLDGEENQDENGQYDEGVYMMKFNEVKIIKQ